The Bacillota bacterium LX-D genome segment GCGATAAAAGCATCAATTTTCTTCATCGTTTCAGGTTCGGTCGAATACGGTCCAATGTGCATTATCTGTACGCATAAGCCTTCATCAAAAGCCTCAAAGCGAGCATTTTCAGTTGTTAGTTCAGGCTTCTTTTTTATCAATCTCTCGCATGCCCACTTAAAAACTTCTTCATTTACAAATTCCGGTTGGCGTATCATTAGTGTCCATTTCCAGTTATCTCTCTTTTCAAATGAAAACTCACCCTCATCAATCCACCATAATCCCTCAAGAGGAGGAACCACATATTCAAAATATCCTTCAGGCTGGTTCCCTTTCATTTTGCTCATCTTTATAGTAAATGACAGTCCATAAAGCAGCTCGACTGCTTGCTTAAAGCCAGGATTATTATTAGGATCGCCGCAACCATCCACCATAATGAAA includes the following:
- a CDS encoding GyrI-like domain-containing protein, with translation MSEKAFDYKKEYKDLYMPKDKPVLIEIPSMNFIMVDGCGDPNNNPGFKQAVELLYGLSFTIKMSKMKGNQPEGYFEYVVPPLEGLWWIDEGEFSFEKRDNWKWTLMIRQPEFVNEEVFKWACERLIKKKPELTTENARFEAFDEGLCVQIMHIGPYSTEPETMKKIDAFIA